A single genomic interval of Vanessa atalanta chromosome 12, ilVanAtal1.2, whole genome shotgun sequence harbors:
- the LOC125067831 gene encoding sorting nexin-27 has product MAETETDNNSIVRPDKNNKGTLTNNGPRRVTIYKTDTGFGFNVRGQVSEGGQLRSINGELYAPLQHVSAVLEQGAAEQAGIRKGDRILEVNGVNVEGATHKQVVDLIKSGGDCLTLTVISVTPKEAERLEPGDDGTAPVGVIGGAANSRATVYQRYDYTDKRSLPVSIPDYRIVMERNTGRSYVAFNVHMAGRHLCSRRYREFAALHQLLRKEFLGFNFPKLPGKWPFTLSEQQLDARRRGLEQYLEKVCAVRVIAESDAVQEFLTDSDDSSNPSPVDLKVLLPDKEVVTVSVLKSTNADDVYRAVCEKIGLSKAVQKYFYLFEIVEYNFERKLQPNECPHSLYIQNYSTASSSCLSIRKWLFNPEREISVVKEDEKAAAFIFWQAVEDVNRGVCVAGARLYQLKALQDVRRAADYLALARTLPGYGHVAFPPARTDCGAAPALALTLGWPGLALASWSDAGGAGPDVRVSWRDVREWRADDAAAAARLLYRPRDRPPRALALHTPYYQFLCNCMDRIAEEASWVDTGE; this is encoded by the exons ATGGCTGAGACAGAAACCGATAATAACAGTATTGTTCGGcccgataaaaataataagggcACTCTGACAAATAATGGCCCGCGTCGCGTTACCATTTACAAAACTGACACCGGTTTTGGTTTCAATGTTCGCGGTCAGGTTTCCGAGGGCGGCCAGTTAAGATCGATCAATGGTGAATTATATGCTCCTTTGCAGCACGTCAGTGCTGTTCTGGAACAGGGTGCTGCTGAGCAAGCTGGTATCAGAAAAGGGGACAGAATCCTCGAAGT CAATGGGGTGAACGTCGAAGGCGCGACCCACAAGCAAGTGGTCGATCTCATCAAATCGGGAGGTGACTGTCTCACCCTAACCGTCATTTCTGTCACACCTAAG GAGGCAGAACGGTTAGAGCCAGGCGACGATGGAACTGCTCCAGTCGGCGTTATAGGGGGAGCGGCAAATTCACGAGCGACCGTCTACCAACGATACGACTACACAGACAAGCGGTCGCTACCCGTCTCTATTCCCGATTACCGGATAGTTATGGAGCGAAACACGGGACGGTCGTACGTGGCCTTCAATGTTCATATGGCTGGACGACATTTGTGCAGCCGACGTTATAGGGAGTTCGCAGCTCTACATCAACTCCTGAGAAAAGAATTTCTCG GttttaattttccaaaattACCTGGGAAGTGGCCGTTCACATTAAGTGAACAACAATTGGACGCAAGGAGGAGAGGTCTCGAACAGTATTTAGAAAAG GTGTGCGCAGTACGCGTGATTGCTGAATCTGATGCTGTTCAAGAATTCCTTACAGATTCAGATGATTCCTCGAATCCATCGCCAGTTGACTTAAAAGTTCTACTTCCTGATAAAGAAGTGGTTACGGTTTCAGTATTAAAATCAACCAATGCTGACGATGTGTATCGGGCTGTTTGTGAAAAGATCGGACTCTCGAAGGCCGTGCAAAAGTATTTCTATCTGTTTGAAATTGTCGAGTATAATTTTG AACGTAAACTTCAACCAAACGAATGCCCCCACTCCCTGTACATCCAGAACTACTCAACGGCGTCCAGCAGCTGTCTGTCGATACGCAAGTGGCTCTTCAACCCCGAGAGGGAGATATCAGTCGTGAAGGAGGACGAAAAGGCTGCGGCTTTTATATTCTGGCAG GCCGTGGAGGACGTGAACCGCGGCGTGTGCGTGGCGGGCGCGCGGCTGTACCAGCTGAAGGCGCTGCAGGACGTGCGGCGCGCCGCCGACTACCTGGCGCTGGCGCGCACGCTGCCCGGCTACGGCCACGTGGCCTTCCCGCCCGCGCGCACCGACTgcggcgccgcgcccgcgctGGCGCTCACGCTGGGCTGGCCCGGCCTGGCGCTGGCCTCGTGGAGCgacgcgggcggcgcggggccCGACGTGCGCGTGAGCTGGCGCGACGTGCGCGAGTGGCGCGCCGACGACGCCGCGGCCGCCGCGCGCCTGCTGTACCGCCCGCGCGACCGCCCGCCGCGCGCGCTCGCGCTGCACACGCCCTAC TATCAGTTCCTGTGCAACTGCATGGACCGAATAGCGGAGGAAGCGAGCTGGGTCGACACCGGCGAGTAA